The sequence below is a genomic window from Paenibacillus silvisoli.
ATGCGTGCCCGGTCAAACGGGAAATTGTCGAAACGGCTCGAAGCTTCGCGGTTCCGGTGCTCATGGTTGCTTCGCATGACCACCGGCTCCAAGAGGAGCCGGGCGTGACGATCAATCAGGTAGACCGGAGCGATCAATCGGTCGACCTATACATTGCAAACCATGTCCTGCGCGGCGACATTGTCGTTACGCAGGATTTCGGGCTTGCGACGATTGTGCTGGCTAAAGGCGCAATCGCGCTGTCTCCGCGGGGCCAGCAGTACGATGACAGCAACATCGATTATTTGATGGAGCGCAGGCACGAGTTGGCCAAGAAACGCCGAGGCGGCGGGCGGCACAAAGGACCGAAAGCGATGTCGGGCGAGGATCGCGAGCGTTTTCAGCAAAAGCTGACAAAAGTTTTGCAAACTCGGCAGGAGAATGCGGAGGCGTAGCGAATAGTATTACTTGTCATTTTAGGATGAAGGTGAAGGTATATGGTTTACGAGAAAATACCGGAATCTGTCATTGAAGCGGTGCTCAAGCATCACGACATTGTCGAGACGGTAGGAAAGTACGTTCACCTCTCGAAGCACGGGAAATACATGAAAGGGCTTTGTCCCTTTCACTCGGAGAAGTCTCCGTCTTTTACCGTTACCCCGGAGAAGGGCATTTTTTATTGTTACGGGTGCGGCAAGGGCGGAAATGCCATCAAGTTTATCGAGGAGATCGAAGAATATTCGTTTCCGGAAGCCGTCCGCGCGATGGCCGAGGAGGCGGGCATTCCGATCACCTGGTCAGGTTCGCAGGAACGAAACAATTCCGCTGATGGGGGCGATCGCGATACTCTGATCAAGGCGCATGAGCTTGCGGTCAAGCTGTATCATTATTTATTGATGAATACGACGCATGGCCAGACAGCCCTGCAGTATTTGCGCAATCGAGGCGTAACGGACAAGCAGATCGATCAGTTCATGATCGGATATGCGCCTCCGGAATGGGATACGCTGGCGCGCTTTCTCGAGAAGCGCGAGTTCAACGGCGTGCTGATGGAGAAAGGCGGCTTGCTCATTGCCAAGCAGGACAGGAGCGGGTACATCGACCGGTTTCGCGACCGGATTATGTTTCCGATCTGGAACCGGGACGGCAAGGTCATTGCGATGGCGGGCCGTATGCTCGGCGAGGGGCAGCCGAAATATTTGAACTCGCCGGAAACGATGCTGTTCAACAAAACCCGTAATTTGTATAACTTCCACCATGCCCGGGCAGCGATGCGCAAGAGCCGCCGCGTCGTTGTGTTCGAAGGGTATATGGATGTCATCAAATCGTGGAGCGCCGGCGTGCATAACGGCGTTGCCACCATGGGGACCGCCATGACGGAAGAGCATGCCTCGATTCTTCAGCGAAACGTCGACGAGGCCATCATCTGCTACGACGGCGACAATGCCGGACAAGCCGCGGCGCTGAAGACGATTCCGATTCTGGAGCGGGCAGGGCTGCGCGTTCAGGTGGCGATGCTGCCGAAGGGTATGGATCCGGACGAATATATCGAGAAGAACGGCGCGGAAGCCTTCATGCGCGAAACGATCGAACATCCGGTATCCTCGACCAAATTTAAACTACTATATGCAAAGAAAAACCATATACTCCTAGAAGAAGAGGGACAGAAGAACTACCTGCTCGAAGCTGTTGGCATCGTTGCCGTACTTGATTCTCCTACAGAGCGGGAGTTTTATTTGAAGGAGCTGTCCCGCGAGTTCGATATGTCTCTGGATTCATTGAAGCAGGACTGCTTTGAACGTCGGCAGCAGCTGCAAAAAATGAAACCGCAAAGGGATAATAACGACAATTCGTGGAATAATGGTAGGAATGAAAACCGCGAGAACCGCGAGAACCGTCGCACATCCTCTGCGCCGCCCGTATTGCCCGCATATCAGGTCGCTGAACGCAAGCTGCTCGCGCAGATGCTTCAGGATGCGGATATCGCGAGCATGGTGCATCAGAAGCTCGGAGAAGCTTTTAATGTAGAGGATCACGCAGCGCTTGCTGCTTACTTATATGCTTACTATGCGCAAGGACATGATCCGGACATCAGTCGGTTTATCGCATCGCTCCAGGATGACCGCCTAGAACGGACAGCCGCTTCGATTCTCATGACGGATGACGACATTCCGTTCGACGAGCATTTGCTCGCCGACTACGTGAACGAAATCTTGAAGGTACCGAAGTTTCGTGAAATCGAGCAATTGAAGGAAGCTATGGTACGTGCGGAACGTTCCGGGGACATGTTGAAAGCGGCACAAATTGCAATTGAAATGAATGCCCTAGAGAGACAGCTTAAAGGTCGGCAGGATGATCGTTTCTAGGGAGGAGGGAGTCGGATTATGGCGAATGATCAACATACTGAATTGGATACTGAACAAAAGCTGGAGCTCGTCAAGGAACAGCTGATTGAACACGGAAAGAAAAGATCCTCCTTAACGTACAAAGAGATTATGGAGAAGCTTTCCCCATTCGATCAGGATCCGGAACAAATCGATGAGTTTTTCGAGCAGCTTGATGATATCGGCATTGAAGTGGTGAATGAGAACGACGAAGATCACCCGATGAGCAATCGGGACGATCAGGAGCGCGAACATGACGACTTCAACTTCGATGATGATCTGGCGCTCCCGCCCGGCATCAAAATCAACGATCCGGTTCGCATGTACTTGAAAGAAATCGGACGCGTGCCTTTGTTGTCGGCGGATGACGAGGTCGAGCTCGCCAAGCGCATCGAGAACGGGGACGAAGAAGCAAAGCGCCGGCTTGCGGAAGCGAACCTCAGGCTCGTGGTCAGTATCGCTAAACGTTATGTTGGACGCGGCATGCTGTTTCTGGATCTCATTCAAGAAGGCAACATGGGTCTAATCAAAGCGGTTGAGAAGTTCGACCATACGAAGGGCTACAAATTCAGTACGTATGCGACTTGGTGGATCAGACAAGCGATCACGCGCGCAATCGCGGACCAAGCCCGTACGATCCGGATTCCGGTTCATATGGTGGAAACGATCAACAAGCTGGTACGGGTTTCCCGTCAGCTGCTGCAGGAGCTGGGCCGTGAGCCAAGCCCGGAAGAAATTGCGGCTGAGATGGATCTAAGCACGGAGAAAGTGCGCGAAATCATGAAGATCGCACAAGAGCCGGTTTCGTTGGAAACACCGATCGGGGAAGAAGACGATTCGCATTTGGGCGACTTTATCGAGGATCAAGAGGCGCTCGCGCCGGCAGACGCTGCCGCGTACGAGCTGCTGAAGGAACAGCTGGAGGACGTGCTGGATACGCTCACCGAGCGTGAAGAGAACGTGCTGAGGCTTCGTTTCGGACTGGATGACGGTCGTACGCGCACGCTCGAGGAAGTTGGCAAAGTGTTCGGCGTTACTCGCGAACGGATTCGCCAAATCGAGGCCAAGGCGCTTCGCAAGCTGCGCCATCCGTCGAGAAGCAAGCGGCTGAAAGATTTTCTTGAATAACAATCGGGACCTTTCTGCGTGAGCAGCAAGGTCTTTTTTCCTTCCTGACCGCCTTCTTCATACTCCACCATGAGAGGAATAACGGACCCGTTATGGATCAAGAGCGCCGCAAGACTATCGTAAGAGAGATCGAGCATTGGCAGCGCAGCAAACTGCTTCCGGAGCATTATTGTGATTTTCTGCTCAATTTGTATTTAGAAGAAGGGGAGACGCGCGCGCCGGTTACTTTCGCGGGAAGGGCGGCGGCTAAAGTGAAAGGAGCGACCGCGAAACAATGGCTCCTGACATTTGGAATTTTTTCCTTGATCTGTTTTGTTTTTCTTTATTTTAACGAATTTCATCCGCTATTGCAAATTGCGGTGTCGATTACTGGCGTCTATACGCTGCTTCTGATCGGCCAAAGATACCGGGCAAAGAACGAATCTGTCGGCATTGGTTTGATCGGCACAGGCATGCTGCTGATGCTTGGAGCCGGGATGTACATGCTGCAGCTGCACGAGCTCGTCGCTTGGGGATGGAAGGCCGGTCTGCTGGCCGCCTGCTCGCTGTTCTGGATCGCCTTCGGCATCGGAGCGCGGATCCCGCTGCTGCATCTATGCGGCTGGATGGCGTCCTTCCTCGTGTACGCTTGGCTGCTTGCGAACAATACGGAATCGCCGAAATGGTTCGAAATTCAGCTTTACTGGCTTCCGGCTTCGTTCGTATTCGGCTGGTGCAGCTGGTTTTTCCACCGCTGGTCGCGGCCCGTGGCGTCCATCCTGTTCGTTGCCGGCGCGCTGGTCTGGTTTATGCCGGAACTGTATACCGCCGTCTTCGCGGAAGACGAAATCGGGATGCAGCTGCAATTAATGGTCAAGATTATAGCGGGAGGCACATTGCTGTTCTCCCTTCGAAAACAATGGATTGCGTGGGTTGCCTGAGATGATAAAGTTGTCAAAACGATTGCAGCAAATCGCCGACCTCGTGTCGGCGGGCGCGCGGGTTGCGGATATCGGATCCGACCATGCGCTGCTGCCTGTTTATTTGCTACAAAGCGGGAAATGCCCTTCCGCAATCGCGGGAGAGCTGAATACGGGACCGTTTCAGGCGGCTAAGCGTCAGGTGGCCGAAGCGGGTCTGACGAAGCGGATCGAGGTCCGTCAGGGAGACGGGCTTGCCGTCCTTGCTCCCGGCCAAGCGGATACGGTAACCATTGCCGGTATGGGCGGAAGCCTGATGGCGGACATACTCGAAGCGGGCCGGGCTGCCGGCAAGCTGGAGGGGGTACGCGAGCTGGTGCTTCAGCCGAACGTCGGCGAAGAGATCGTACGCAAATGGCTGGTTCAACATCGCTTTGTGCTCCAAACGGAAGAGATTTTGGAGGAAGACGGCCGCATTTACGAGGTGCTGCATGCGCTTCATGAACCGCATAGTCCGGCTTCCGTAACGAATGAAGCCGTATTTGATTCCTCCATCCTTGCGGAGCTTCCGGAGATGAAAGAGGAAGAGAAGCGCGAGTGGCTGTTCCGGATGGGCCCGTACCTGCTGCGACGGCCGACCGAAGTGCTGCACAGCAAATGGAAGCTGGAGCGCACGAAGCTCGAATGGATCTGCAAACAAGTCGGGCAGTCGGATACGCCGGAGGCGCGAGGAAAAGAAGCGCAGCTGCGGGGAGAGATCAAAGGAATCGAGGAGGTGCTGTCATGTTTGCGAACGGCCAAACCGTCATCCAACTGATGGAGCAGCTGGCTCCGAAGCATATCGCGATGGAGAACGACAAAATCGGGCTGCAGCTCGGCACGCTCCAGAAAACCGTCAGCAAGGTGCTCGTCGCGCTGGACGTGACGGACGAGGTCGTAGACGAAGCGATCGCGCTGGGGGCAGAGCTGATCATCGCCCACCATGCGATCATCTACAGGCCGCTGGCAAAGCTGGACACCTCTACGCCGGCAGGCAGGCTGTACGAGAAGCTGATTAAGAACGATATCGCGGTCTATATCGCGCATACGAACCTGGACGTCGCCGATGGCGGCATTAACGACTGGATGGCGGACATGCTCGGGATGCCTGCGGAAGGCCGCTCCTCGCTGGAAGACGTGCATACCGATAAGCTGTATAAGCTTGTCGTGTTCGTCCCGAAGAGCCATCACGAGCAGGTGCTGCAGGCGCTGTGGAACGCTGGAGCGGGCGAAATCGGCGGCTACAGCCAATGCAGCTTTAACATCGAAGGCGTAGGCACCTTCCTGCCGGGCGACGACTCGAAGCCGTTTATCGGCGAGCAGGGCAAGCTGGAGCGGGTGCAGGAGGTCCGCATCGAGACGATCGTGCCTGCAAGCGTGCAGCGGAAGGTCGTGCAGGCGATGCTGAAGGCGCATCCGTACGAGGAGGTCGCCTACGACCTGTACCCGGTCGACCTGAAGGGCCGCGTATTCGGGCTTGGCCGCGTCGGTAAGCTTCAGGCGGCGATGAAGCTTCGGGAGCTGGCGGAGCGCGCTAAAGAAGCGTTCGAGGTGCCTGCGCTGCGCGTCGTCGGCGATCTTGACCGAGATGTGCGCAAGGTAGCGGTGCTAGGAGGCTCTGGCTCGCGTTATGTCAGCCGTGCCGTATTTGCCGGCGCGGACGTGCTCGTAACGGGCGACATCGACTATCACACGGCGCACGATGCCGTCATGGCAGGGCTCGCGATTATCGATCCCGGCCATAATATCGAGAAGCTGATGAAGCCTCGTCTTGCCGACTGGCTTCGCGGCGAGCTTCAGCAGCGCAAGTACGCGACGGAGGCGATTGCCTCCCAAGTGGAGACGGAGCCGTTTCATTTCCTGTAAAGGAAAAGATTCAGTTCTTGAGCTTTCGTCAGGAACTTAGTATACTGTGTTGTACACGGAAAGTTTGACAGACAATCGCTGGCGGCCTTGTTGCCGCGAGAGGAAAGTCCGGGCTCCGTAGGGCAAAGATGCTGGATAACGTCCAGTCGGCGCGAGCCGAAGGATAGTGCCACAGAAATGGACCGCCGATGGCCGGCTGCATAAGCCGGCACAGGTAAGGGTGGAACCGTGGTGTAAGAGACCACGAGCGCCATTGGTGACAATGGGGCTGGTAAACCCCATCTGGAGCAAGACCGAGAGAACGCGGCAGCCTCGCGCTGCACCTCTGCCCGGGGAGCGTTCGGGTTGGTTGCTTGAGCCGATCAGCAATGATCGGCCTAGATAGATGATTGTCGCTTCATACGTGGAAGGGTAGTTCCCGTTATACCACAAGAAGCACAGAACCCGGCTTACGGCAAGCTTTCCATATGCTCAAATAACCCGCAAGGCTTATGCCTTGCGGGTTATTTCGTTATTCATCCGGCTTATTCATATTTGCTGGCGATCTGCGCTAACCGGCGCTCGACCTGCTGCGGAAACTGCTGCAGCGACACCTTCGATTGCTGCGCCGCTTGCAGCGCGCGCACGACATCGATTTGGCCGTAGCCGAAATATTTGTCTTTCCCTTTATCGCCGAGATCCTTCGCGGATTTCCGCATAATGTCCATGACCTCGACGTTCGTCAGCTCCGGATTGATCGAACGGATCAAGCCTGCGAGCGCCGAGACATGCGGACTGGCCATCGACGTGCCGGACAATGCGGCATACTGGCTG
It includes:
- a CDS encoding YaiI/YqxD family protein is translated as MTAIPTIVVDADACPVKREIVETARSFAVPVLMVASHDHRLQEEPGVTINQVDRSDQSVDLYIANHVLRGDIVVTQDFGLATIVLAKGAIALSPRGQQYDDSNIDYLMERRHELAKKRRGGGRHKGPKAMSGEDRERFQQKLTKVLQTRQENAEA
- the dnaG gene encoding DNA primase yields the protein MVYEKIPESVIEAVLKHHDIVETVGKYVHLSKHGKYMKGLCPFHSEKSPSFTVTPEKGIFYCYGCGKGGNAIKFIEEIEEYSFPEAVRAMAEEAGIPITWSGSQERNNSADGGDRDTLIKAHELAVKLYHYLLMNTTHGQTALQYLRNRGVTDKQIDQFMIGYAPPEWDTLARFLEKREFNGVLMEKGGLLIAKQDRSGYIDRFRDRIMFPIWNRDGKVIAMAGRMLGEGQPKYLNSPETMLFNKTRNLYNFHHARAAMRKSRRVVVFEGYMDVIKSWSAGVHNGVATMGTAMTEEHASILQRNVDEAIICYDGDNAGQAAALKTIPILERAGLRVQVAMLPKGMDPDEYIEKNGAEAFMRETIEHPVSSTKFKLLYAKKNHILLEEEGQKNYLLEAVGIVAVLDSPTEREFYLKELSREFDMSLDSLKQDCFERRQQLQKMKPQRDNNDNSWNNGRNENRENRENRRTSSAPPVLPAYQVAERKLLAQMLQDADIASMVHQKLGEAFNVEDHAALAAYLYAYYAQGHDPDISRFIASLQDDRLERTAASILMTDDDIPFDEHLLADYVNEILKVPKFREIEQLKEAMVRAERSGDMLKAAQIAIEMNALERQLKGRQDDRF
- a CDS encoding Nif3-like dinuclear metal center hexameric protein yields the protein MFANGQTVIQLMEQLAPKHIAMENDKIGLQLGTLQKTVSKVLVALDVTDEVVDEAIALGAELIIAHHAIIYRPLAKLDTSTPAGRLYEKLIKNDIAVYIAHTNLDVADGGINDWMADMLGMPAEGRSSLEDVHTDKLYKLVVFVPKSHHEQVLQALWNAGAGEIGGYSQCSFNIEGVGTFLPGDDSKPFIGEQGKLERVQEVRIETIVPASVQRKVVQAMLKAHPYEEVAYDLYPVDLKGRVFGLGRVGKLQAAMKLRELAERAKEAFEVPALRVVGDLDRDVRKVAVLGGSGSRYVSRAVFAGADVLVTGDIDYHTAHDAVMAGLAIIDPGHNIEKLMKPRLADWLRGELQQRKYATEAIASQVETEPFHFL
- a CDS encoding tRNA (adenine(22)-N(1))-methyltransferase; the protein is MIKLSKRLQQIADLVSAGARVADIGSDHALLPVYLLQSGKCPSAIAGELNTGPFQAAKRQVAEAGLTKRIEVRQGDGLAVLAPGQADTVTIAGMGGSLMADILEAGRAAGKLEGVRELVLQPNVGEEIVRKWLVQHRFVLQTEEILEEDGRIYEVLHALHEPHSPASVTNEAVFDSSILAELPEMKEEEKREWLFRMGPYLLRRPTEVLHSKWKLERTKLEWICKQVGQSDTPEARGKEAQLRGEIKGIEEVLSCLRTAKPSSN
- the rpoD gene encoding RNA polymerase sigma factor RpoD; the protein is MANDQHTELDTEQKLELVKEQLIEHGKKRSSLTYKEIMEKLSPFDQDPEQIDEFFEQLDDIGIEVVNENDEDHPMSNRDDQEREHDDFNFDDDLALPPGIKINDPVRMYLKEIGRVPLLSADDEVELAKRIENGDEEAKRRLAEANLRLVVSIAKRYVGRGMLFLDLIQEGNMGLIKAVEKFDHTKGYKFSTYATWWIRQAITRAIADQARTIRIPVHMVETINKLVRVSRQLLQELGREPSPEEIAAEMDLSTEKVREIMKIAQEPVSLETPIGEEDDSHLGDFIEDQEALAPADAAAYELLKEQLEDVLDTLTEREENVLRLRFGLDDGRTRTLEEVGKVFGVTRERIRQIEAKALRKLRHPSRSKRLKDFLE